DNA from Roseimicrobium sp. ORNL1:
GAGAAATGAAAGGTGAAAAATGCAAAGTGACGGAAGCGCATCTCATCAATTTGCACTTTTCATTTTTCACTTCTCATTTTGCATTGGTTCCCTCGGCGTAACCACCATGACTCCGCACTGTCCATGAAACGCAGCATCATTCCCGGAGCGATCCTGGCGTTCGTGCTGGCCTTTTTCTATGCGCCAATTCTGGTGCTGGTGGTGAACTCGTTCAATGCCTCACGTTTCGGCGGCGAGTGGAAGGGCTTTACCTGGGCCTGGTACCAGAAGCTCATGGAGGGTCGCGATGCGCGAGAAATCTGGAGCGCGCTCACGACTTCGTTGCAAATCGCCGTGCTCGCCGCGCTCGGGGCCATGGTGCTGGGCACGCTGGCGGCGCTGGCGCTGCACTGGTTTCGCGGGAAGCTGCAACGTGCGCACGGTGTCCTGCTCACGGTCCCTCTGGTGATGCCGGACATCCTGATGGGAATTTCGCTTTTGCTCTTCTTTGTCGCGCTCGGCGTGGAGACGGGATTCTTCACCATCTGGGTCGCGCACGTCACCTTCTGCACCAGCTATGTCACCATGGTGGTGCTGGCACGGTTGCAGGATTTCGACCACACCCTGCTGGATGCTGCCCGGGACCTCGGCGCCGGGCGCTGGCAGGTGGCGCGGTGGGTGCTGGTGCCGTTGCTATTTCCGGGCATTCTCGCGGGAGGGCTGCTGGCGTTCACACTTTCCATTGACGACTACGTCATCACGTTTTTTGTGCAGGGTGCTGGAACCACCACCCTGCCGCTTCGCATTTACAGCATGATGAAAATCAGCCGGAACATGCCTGTCATCAACGCCCTCTCCACGCTATTGCTGGCGGTGACGTTCGTGGCTGTGGGTTTCAGTTTCTGGCTCGCGAGAAGAAACTCCAGCTCGGCGCGTTAAAAACGATTGAATCATCATTGACTGACTTTCCGCATCACTCCACACGCACAGAAATGAAACT
Protein-coding regions in this window:
- a CDS encoding ABC transporter permease subunit — protein: MKRSIIPGAILAFVLAFFYAPILVLVVNSFNASRFGGEWKGFTWAWYQKLMEGRDAREIWSALTTSLQIAVLAALGAMVLGTLAALALHWFRGKLQRAHGVLLTVPLVMPDILMGISLLLFFVALGVETGFFTIWVAHVTFCTSYVTMVVLARLQDFDHTLLDAARDLGAGRWQVARWVLVPLLFPGILAGGLLAFTLSIDDYVITFFVQGAGTTTLPLRIYSMMKISRNMPVINALSTLLLAVTFVAVGFSFWLARRNSSSAR